In Flavobacteriaceae bacterium, the following proteins share a genomic window:
- a CDS encoding proline racemase — translation MNKTYQNIKRHINFKPNKDWLQIKTIDMHTGGEPLRVIVDGFPELKGGSVLEYRRYCKDHFDYLRTALMFEPRGHADMYGCILLPPNDDEGDFGIIFLHNEGYSTMCGHAIIAISTLAVQMNWIDVKEGDNCIKIDAPCGRITSFTNVKNGQVTGVRFHCVPSFVVELDRVVYVKGLGDVTYDLAYGGAFYAYVDMAKHNFDFDLSPNSYRSLIAKGMDIKHAVMEADKNILHPYENDLSFLYGTIFIDESEHQNLDSRNVCIFAEGEVDRSPTGSGVSGRVAIHNARKEIDYGDTMTIESITGSVFKGSIVKEEDYGPYKAVIPQVEGTAHITGMQTFVIDPNDPMKNGFILR, via the coding sequence ATGAATAAAACATACCAAAATATAAAGCGTCATATTAATTTTAAACCAAATAAAGATTGGTTACAAATTAAGACCATTGATATGCATACTGGAGGTGAACCTCTTCGTGTTATTGTTGATGGGTTTCCAGAATTAAAAGGGGGCTCTGTTTTAGAATACAGGCGTTATTGTAAAGATCATTTTGATTATTTACGAACAGCTCTTATGTTTGAACCTCGTGGACATGCAGATATGTATGGTTGTATTTTATTACCTCCAAATGATGATGAAGGCGATTTTGGAATCATCTTTTTACATAATGAAGGGTATTCAACTATGTGCGGGCATGCTATTATTGCTATTTCTACATTGGCTGTACAAATGAATTGGATTGATGTAAAAGAAGGTGATAATTGTATTAAAATAGACGCACCTTGTGGCAGAATAACTTCGTTTACTAATGTAAAAAATGGTCAGGTCACTGGAGTTCGTTTTCACTGTGTCCCAAGTTTTGTAGTTGAGTTAGATAGAGTTGTATATGTTAAAGGTTTAGGTGATGTTACTTACGACTTAGCTTATGGCGGTGCCTTTTATGCCTATGTAGATATGGCAAAACATAATTTTGATTTTGATTTAAGTCCAAACTCATATCGCTCACTAATAGCCAAAGGAATGGATATTAAACATGCAGTTATGGAAGCCGATAAAAATATTTTACATCCGTATGAAAATGATTTAAGCTTTCTTTATGGTACTATTTTTATTGATGAATCAGAACATCAGAATTTGGATAGTAGAAATGTATGCATCTTTGCAGAAGGAGAAGTAGATCGAAGTCCGACAGGTTCAGGAGTTTCCGGAAGGGTAGCCATACATAATGCCAGAAAAGAAATTGATTATGGAGATACCATGACTATCGAAAGCATTACTGGTTCTGTTTTTAAAGGATCTATAGTTAAAGAAGAAGATTACGGGCCTTATAAAGCTGTTATTCCTCAAGTAGAAGGAACAGCGCATATCACAGGAATGCAAACTTTTGTGATTGACCCCAATGATCCCATGAAAAATGGATTTATTTTACGA